From the Paenibacillus sp. R14(2021) genome, the window TCCGCGACGGACAGGCGCAGTATACGCTCATGTGCGACCCAAGCGGCGGCGTCGTTGACGACCTGCTCGTATACCGGATTACGGCCGACCAATACATGGTCGTCGTGAATGCGGCCAATATCGACAAAGATTTCGAATGGATGCGCGAGCATCTGATCGGCGACGTAACTCTTGAAAATAAATCCGATGAGCTCGCCCTGCTCGCGCTTCAAGGCCCTCATGCAGCGGCAATCATGGCCTTGGCTGCGGAATCATTCGATTGCGGCACGCTGGCTCCGTTTCATTTTGCCGCGGACGTTTCCGTCGGCGGCGCTGCGGCGCTCGTATCGCGGACCGGTTACACCGGCGAAGACGGCTTCGAAATATACGTGCCTGCCGAAGCGGCGCAGCAGGTATGGAATGCCCTGTTCGAGGTTGGCGAAGCGCATGGACTCGTACCGGCCGGACTTGGCGCACGCGATACGCTTCGGTTCGAAGCCCGGCTGCCGCTGTACGGCCAAGAGCTGTCGCATACGATATCGCCGCTTGAAGCCGGCTTAGGCTTCTTCGTCAAGCTGGACAAAGGCAGCTTCATCGGCCGCGAAGCGCTGCTGAAGCAGAAGGCGGATGGCGTTCCGCGCAAGCTCGTCGGGATTGAAATGATTGACCGCGGCATCCCGCGCTGCCACTATGCCGTCTACGCGCAGGGTCAACATATCGGCGAGGTTACGACCGGAACCCAGTCCCCTACGCTGAAGCGGAATCTTGGACTCGCTTTGATCGAAGCCCAGTTCGCGGAGCTCGGGACCGAGCTTGAAGTCGAAATCCGCGGCAAGCGCCTGAAAGCCGAAGTCGTGAAAGCCCCATTCTACAGAAGATCCCCGAAGGAGTGAGCCGATTGACGAATCTACACCGCTACATCCCCATGACCGAGCAGGACCAAGCCGATATGCTCGCGACGATCGGCGTTCCATCCACCGAAGAGCTATTCCGGGATATCCCGGAGGAGATCCGCTATAGAGGCGTACTGCCGATGTCTTCCTCGCTCGACGAATTCTCGCTGCTGGGACACATGAAGGAATTGGCCGGCCGCAACGCGGATACCGACAGCTATACCAGCTTCCTCGGTGCAGGCATCTATGACCATCATCTTCCCGTCGTCATTAACCATATGATTTCACGCTCCGAATTCTATACCGCGTATACGCCATATCAGCCGGAAATCAGCCAAGGAGAGCTGCAGGCGATCTTCGAATTTCAATCCTATATCTGCGAATTGACAGGGATGGCCGTCGCGAATGCAAGCATGTATGACGGCGTAACGGCATTGTCGGAAGCTGGTGCTCTCGCCGCTGGCGCAACAAAGCGCAAGCAGCTCATCATCTCCCGCACGGTTCATCCGGAAGCCCGCGAGATGGTCCGCACCATGGCTCACGGCCTCAACCTCGATATCGCCGAAGTCGGCTATGCGAATGGCGTGACCGACCTGGCCGCTCTGAAGGAAGCCTTAACTTCGGAGACGGCAGCCGTGCTCGTGCAATCGCCGAACTTCTTTGGCTGCGTCGAGGATCTCGCCGCGATTGCACCGATCATTCACGACGTTAAAGGCTTGTTCGTCGTCAGCACCAATCCGATCTCGCTCGGATTGATCGAAGCGCCAGGAAAGCTTGGCGCCGACATCGTCGTCGGCGATGCGCAGCCGCTTGGCATCTCGCAATCGCTCGGCGGACCGACCTGCGGCTTCTTCGCGGTTGCCGAGCCGCTGATGCGGCGGATGCCCGGACGAATCGTCGGACAGACGACCGATATCGACGGCAAGCGCGGCTTCGTGCTGACGCTGCAAGCGCGCGAACAGCATATCCGCCGCGAGAAGGCGACCTCCAACATTTGCTCAAACCAAGCGCTGCTCGCGCTGTGCGCGTCGATCTATTTGTCCACGATGGGCAAGCAAGGGCTGCGCGATGTCGCGAACCTGAACCTGCAGAAGGCGCACTACGCGTCCGGCCAGCTCGCAAGCCAGAACGGCATTCAACTGCCTTTCTCGGCGCCATTCTTTAATGAATTCGTTATCCAGCTTCCTGAAGGAACATCCGTGAAAGAATTGAACCTGCAGCTGCTTCAAGCCGGCGTGCTTGGCGGCTATGACCTTGGGCTCGCTTATCCCGAGCTGAAAGGCCATATGCTCATTGCCGTTACCGAGAAGCGGACCCGTGCGGAAATTGAAAGCTTTGCAAGCAGACTGGGGGTACTGGCATGAATAAGACGGTAGATACGATGAATGATTCCGCTCAGCATGGAGCCGCCAAGCCGGAGAAGCCGCTTATTTTCGAATTAAGCAAGCCTGGCCGCGTCGCCTACTCGCTTTCAGCCTGCGACGTTCCGGAACTGTCGCCTGATGCTTACATTCCAGCAGAGATGCTGCGCAAGATTCCAGCTCAGCTGCCCGAGGTCTACGAGGTCGATGTGATTCGTCACTATACGGAGCTGTCCCGCCGCAACTTCGGCGTCGACAACGGCTTCTACCCGCTCGGCTCCTGCACGATGAAATACAATCCCAAAATCAACGAGGATACGGCGCGCTTCAGCGGCTTCGCCAAAATCCATCCGTATCAGCCGGAAGAAAGCCTGCAGGGTGCTCTTGAGCTCATGTATACGCTGCAGAACGATTTGGCCGTGCTGACAGGCATGGACCAAGTGACGCTGCAGCCGGCTGCCGGCGCGCACGGCGAGTGGACGGGACTGATGATGATTCGCGCCTACCACGAAAGCCGCGGCGAGAAGCGGACCAAGGTTATCGTGCCGGACTCCTCGCATGGCACCAATCCAGCCAGCGCCACCGTCGCAGGCTTCGAGACGGTTACGATCAAATCCAATGAGCGCGGCATGGTCGATCTGGATGCGCTGCGTGCAGCCGTCGGCAGCGACACGGCCGCCCTTATGCTGACCAACCCAAGCACGCTCGGCCTGTTCGAGGAGCAAATCACGCAGATCGCGCAAATCATTCATGACGCGGGCGGCCTGCTCTATTATGACGGAGCCAACTCCAACGCCATTATGGGCATTACCCGTCCCGGCGATATGGGCTTCGACGTCGTTCACTTGAATTTGCACAAGACGATGAGCACGCCGCATGGCGGCGGCGGCCCGGGAGCCGGACCCGTCGGCGTTAAGAGCAAGCTCATTCCGTACCTGCCCAAGCCGATTGTCGGACGCCGCGAGGACGGCACGTACTTCTTCGATTACGATCGTCCGGAGTCCATCGGACGGGTCAAGGCCTACTACGGCAATTTCGGCATCCTTGTCCGCGCCTACACCTACATTCGCACATATGGCCCCGAAGGGCTGCGTCATGTATCGGAATGCGCCGTGCTGAACGCGAACTATATGATGCACCGCCTTTCCTCCCATTACGAGATTCCTTACCCAGGCGTCTGCAAGCATGAATTCGTCATGTCGGGCCGCGGCCTGAAGCAGTACGGCGTTCGAACACTCGATGTCGCCAAGCGGCTGCTCGACTTCGGCTATCATCCGCCGACCATCTATTTCCCGCTTAACGTCGAGGAGTGCATCATGATCGAGCCGACCGAAACCGAGAGCAAAGAAACGCTCGACGGCTTCATCGATACGATGATTCAGATTGCCGAGGAAGCAAGAACGACGCCGGAGCTTGTCATTCACGCGCCTTACGGCACCGTCGTCCGCCGTCTTGACGAGACGACAGCGGCACGTAAGCCTGTGCTGAACTGCAGCTGTTGATTGCATCTTCCATAACGAAACAAAGGGCCGCTCCCGTAATCGGAGCTGCCCTTTGTTGTACGTATTTAAGCTAGAGACTGCCAATCAGTGAAGCCCCTAAGGAGCTCGCTTATTGGTAAACTTCCAATTCCCACAGGGAGTATCCATACTGCGTATTGCGCTTCATGCCATTAACTTTTACATATCTGGCTTCGGCTGCTTGGAAGAACACATTATCAATGCCGCCGTCTCCGTTCGTCGTGGCATAGACCGTCGTCCAGTTCTCGCCATCCGTGGAAACCTCGATGCTGTATTCCTTCGCAGAAGCGTTCTCCCAGTTCAGGAGCACGCGGCTGATCGAAACGGTACTGCCAAGATCGACGCTGATCCACTGCGGATCGCTGAACGCCGATTCCCAGCGTGTGCTCTTGCTGCCATCTACCGCATATTGACCGCCTTGAAGGGCACCTTCGGATGTAGCCGTTGTTTTGTTGCTTGCCAGATTAACTGCCGGCGTAATCGTCTGCACGACGACGTCGCTGCTGTATCCAGTGGCTTGAACCGTCACTTGATATGGCTTGGCCTCGGTGAACAACTCGGCATTTAGCGTGATTTTGCCCGCGGATACCGTGTACTGGCCGGCAAGCAGAGCCGTGCCATTCAATTCGGCCGCTTGGATCGCGCCGCGCCATGCTTGGTTGTCCTCAAATGTGATTTCAATCGGTTTGCCCAGCATGTTATCCGTGGTGTCCGCCTGCAGTACCGGTCCGGAGAGCGGCGAAGCGGTACCCGCGTACACTTCGAGCTCCCAGAGGGAGAAGCCGTACGGCGATCCGCGTTTAATGCCGTTCATTTTCACGTATCTAGCGCTGACAGGCACGAACGAGAGATCATCGATACCGCCGTTGCCGTTATCGGTGGCATACACCGTCGTCCACGTTTGTCCGTCCAAAGAGACGTCAATCGTGTATGCTTTGCCGTACGCGTTCTCCCAATTCAGGACGACGCGGTTGATCGTTTGGGCAGCGCCCAGGTCGACGCTCATCCATTGGTTGTCTGCGAATGCCGACTCCCAGCGGCGATCCAGTCTTCCGTCGACCGCATCCGCGCTCGAGCGGTGATAATCCGGCGAAGAAGCTGTGGATTTCCCGTATGCGAGATTAAGCGGGTTCGGGTTCTGGTCAGGCTGGTTCGGCTGATTCGGTTGGCTCGGTTGGTTCGGATCCTGCGGGTTCTGATCCGGCTGCTGGTTCTTGTCCGTAACCGCTTGTTGAACGAACGTTTCCGCGTAATCATTGGCTTGAACCGAAATCGTGTACGTCTTGGCTTTGCTGAACACGGATGCGTCGAGGGCGATTTTGCCCGCGGATGCCGCGTACTTATCGGCGCTAATCGTTACGCCGTCGATTTTGACAGCTTCGATCGCGCTTCTCCATGCCGCGTCGTCGTCGAACGTGACGACGATCGGCTGGCCGACAGTTGTATCCGTCG encodes:
- the gcvT gene encoding glycine cleavage system aminomethyltransferase GcvT yields the protein MTSELKRTPLYPLYANYPGARCIDFGGWELPVQFSGIQKEHDAVRTQAGLFDVSHMGEFMVTGHFSEAFLQQLTTNDVAKLRDGQAQYTLMCDPSGGVVDDLLVYRITADQYMVVVNAANIDKDFEWMREHLIGDVTLENKSDELALLALQGPHAAAIMALAAESFDCGTLAPFHFAADVSVGGAAALVSRTGYTGEDGFEIYVPAEAAQQVWNALFEVGEAHGLVPAGLGARDTLRFEARLPLYGQELSHTISPLEAGLGFFVKLDKGSFIGREALLKQKADGVPRKLVGIEMIDRGIPRCHYAVYAQGQHIGEVTTGTQSPTLKRNLGLALIEAQFAELGTELEVEIRGKRLKAEVVKAPFYRRSPKE
- the gcvPA gene encoding aminomethyl-transferring glycine dehydrogenase subunit GcvPA, translated to MTEQDQADMLATIGVPSTEELFRDIPEEIRYRGVLPMSSSLDEFSLLGHMKELAGRNADTDSYTSFLGAGIYDHHLPVVINHMISRSEFYTAYTPYQPEISQGELQAIFEFQSYICELTGMAVANASMYDGVTALSEAGALAAGATKRKQLIISRTVHPEAREMVRTMAHGLNLDIAEVGYANGVTDLAALKEALTSETAAVLVQSPNFFGCVEDLAAIAPIIHDVKGLFVVSTNPISLGLIEAPGKLGADIVVGDAQPLGISQSLGGPTCGFFAVAEPLMRRMPGRIVGQTTDIDGKRGFVLTLQAREQHIRREKATSNICSNQALLALCASIYLSTMGKQGLRDVANLNLQKAHYASGQLASQNGIQLPFSAPFFNEFVIQLPEGTSVKELNLQLLQAGVLGGYDLGLAYPELKGHMLIAVTEKRTRAEIESFASRLGVLA
- the gcvPB gene encoding aminomethyl-transferring glycine dehydrogenase subunit GcvPB translates to MNDSAQHGAAKPEKPLIFELSKPGRVAYSLSACDVPELSPDAYIPAEMLRKIPAQLPEVYEVDVIRHYTELSRRNFGVDNGFYPLGSCTMKYNPKINEDTARFSGFAKIHPYQPEESLQGALELMYTLQNDLAVLTGMDQVTLQPAAGAHGEWTGLMMIRAYHESRGEKRTKVIVPDSSHGTNPASATVAGFETVTIKSNERGMVDLDALRAAVGSDTAALMLTNPSTLGLFEEQITQIAQIIHDAGGLLYYDGANSNAIMGITRPGDMGFDVVHLNLHKTMSTPHGGGGPGAGPVGVKSKLIPYLPKPIVGRREDGTYFFDYDRPESIGRVKAYYGNFGILVRAYTYIRTYGPEGLRHVSECAVLNANYMMHRLSSHYEIPYPGVCKHEFVMSGRGLKQYGVRTLDVAKRLLDFGYHPPTIYFPLNVEECIMIEPTETESKETLDGFIDTMIQIAEEARTTPELVIHAPYGTVVRRLDETTAARKPVLNCSC